In the genome of Carnobacterium pleistocenium FTR1, one region contains:
- the pyk gene encoding pyruvate kinase: MKKTKIVCTIGPASEKVEQLVQMIDAGMNVARLNFSHGDFEEHGARIINIREASKRTGKMVAILLDTKGPEMRTHNMKDGLVEFEEGDVVRISMTEVEGTREKFSITYPELINDIEVGTHILLDDGLIDLEITELDHANNEIVVLVQNPGILKNKKGVNVPGVSVNLPGITDKDAADIRFGLKNDIDYIAASFVRRASDVLEITQILEEENMTHVQIIPKIENQEGVDNIDEILKVADGIMVARGDLGVEIPTEEVPIVQKALIQKCNQAGKPVITATQMLDSMQKNPRPTRAEASDVANAIFDGTDAIMLSGETAAGEYPIEAVQTMTRIAIRTEEALVNQDAFALKAYSQTDMTEAIGQSVGHTARNLNIQTIVAATESGHTARMIAKYRPKANIVAVTFTERQMRGLALTWGAYPVVSEKPASTDDMFHLATKIAQETGFATAGDLIIITAGVPVGERGTTNLMKIQLIGTKLVSGQGVGTDAVIGKAVVAANAEEANENAVEGGILVVKTTDKDYLPAIEKSAALVVEQGGLTSHAAVIAIAMNIPVVVNVENATTIIKDGELITVDSRRGIIYRGATTAI; this comes from the coding sequence ATGAAAAAAACAAAAATTGTATGTACGATAGGTCCAGCAAGTGAAAAAGTTGAACAACTGGTTCAAATGATAGATGCAGGTATGAACGTAGCTCGCTTAAACTTTTCACATGGGGACTTCGAAGAGCATGGTGCACGCATCATAAATATTCGTGAAGCTTCAAAACGTACTGGCAAAATGGTAGCTATTCTATTAGATACAAAAGGTCCTGAAATGCGTACACACAACATGAAAGATGGTCTTGTTGAGTTCGAAGAAGGAGACGTTGTTCGTATCTCAATGACAGAAGTTGAAGGAACAAGAGAAAAATTCTCAATCACTTATCCTGAATTAATCAATGATATAGAAGTAGGTACTCACATCTTACTAGACGATGGTTTAATAGATCTTGAAATAACAGAATTAGACCATGCAAACAATGAAATTGTTGTTTTAGTTCAAAATCCAGGAATACTAAAAAATAAAAAAGGTGTTAACGTACCAGGCGTATCTGTGAATTTACCAGGAATCACTGATAAAGATGCTGCCGATATTCGTTTTGGTCTAAAAAATGATATTGATTATATTGCGGCAAGTTTTGTGCGTCGCGCATCTGATGTATTAGAAATCACTCAAATTCTTGAAGAAGAAAACATGACTCATGTTCAAATCATTCCTAAAATTGAAAATCAAGAAGGCGTAGACAACATTGACGAAATCTTGAAAGTTGCAGATGGAATAATGGTTGCTCGTGGAGATTTAGGAGTTGAAATTCCTACAGAAGAAGTTCCAATCGTTCAAAAAGCACTTATCCAAAAATGTAATCAAGCTGGTAAACCAGTTATTACCGCTACACAAATGCTTGACTCAATGCAAAAAAACCCACGTCCAACACGCGCTGAAGCAAGTGATGTAGCAAATGCTATTTTCGATGGAACAGATGCTATTATGCTTTCTGGAGAAACAGCTGCTGGAGAGTACCCAATTGAAGCTGTACAAACAATGACTCGTATTGCTATACGTACTGAAGAAGCATTAGTAAACCAAGATGCATTTGCATTAAAAGCTTACAGCCAAACAGATATGACTGAAGCAATTGGTCAATCAGTAGGACACACTGCACGTAATCTAAATATCCAAACGATCGTTGCAGCTACTGAATCTGGACATACTGCACGTATGATCGCAAAATACCGTCCAAAAGCTAACATCGTTGCTGTTACTTTTACAGAACGTCAAATGCGCGGTCTTGCATTAACATGGGGAGCTTATCCAGTTGTTTCTGAAAAACCAGCTTCAACAGATGATATGTTCCACTTAGCAACTAAAATTGCTCAAGAAACTGGATTTGCAACCGCAGGAGATTTAATTATTATTACTGCTGGTGTACCAGTTGGAGAACGTGGCACAACTAACTTAATGAAAATTCAATTAATTGGAACTAAATTGGTTAGCGGACAAGGTGTTGGAACAGATGCTGTTATTGGTAAAGCAGTTGTTGCAGCAAATGCTGAAGAAGCAAATGAAAATGCTGTAGAAGGTGGAATTTTAGTTGTGAAAACAACAGATAAAGACTACTTGCCAGCAATTGAAAAATCAGCAGCTTTAGTAGTAGAACAAGGCGGCTTGACTAGTCATGCAGCGGTTATTGCAATTGCAATGAATATCCCTGTTGTCGTGAATGTTGAAAATGCTACAACAATTATTAAAGATGGTGAATTGATCACTGTTGACTCACGTCGTGGAATCATCTACCGTGGAGCAACAACAGCTATCTAA
- the pfkA gene encoding 6-phosphofructokinase gives MKRIAVLTSGGDAPGMNAAIRAVVRKGLYEGMEVYGINYGYAGLVAGDIRKLTRRDVGDKISRGGTFLYSARYPEFATKEGQLKGIEQLNKFGIEGLVVIGGDGSYMGAAALTKHGYPTVALPGTIDNDIPGTDFCIGFDTAINTVLDSVDKIRDTATSHVRTFIIEVMGRNAGDIALWTGVAGGAEQIIIPETEFNMEEIANTIQKGRERGKKHSIVILAEGVMNGNKFAEELAKHGDYQARVTVLGHVQRGGSPTARDRVLSSVFGARAVDLLKVGRGGLCVGIVDNKIVENDIIETLNTKKHMPDVSLYKLNQEISY, from the coding sequence ATGAAACGCATTGCTGTTTTGACAAGTGGTGGAGATGCTCCAGGAATGAATGCAGCTATTCGAGCTGTTGTACGTAAAGGTCTTTATGAAGGTATGGAAGTATATGGTATTAACTATGGCTATGCTGGTTTGGTAGCTGGTGATATACGTAAACTAACTCGTAGAGATGTAGGCGATAAAATTTCAAGAGGTGGAACTTTTCTTTATTCTGCTCGTTACCCTGAATTCGCTACTAAAGAAGGTCAATTAAAAGGTATTGAACAACTGAATAAATTTGGGATTGAAGGCTTAGTTGTTATTGGCGGAGATGGTTCTTATATGGGAGCTGCTGCGTTAACTAAACATGGCTATCCAACAGTTGCATTACCAGGAACAATCGATAATGATATACCAGGTACTGATTTTTGTATTGGATTTGATACTGCTATTAATACAGTATTAGACTCTGTTGATAAAATACGTGATACGGCAACAAGTCATGTGCGTACTTTCATCATTGAAGTTATGGGACGTAATGCAGGAGATATCGCATTATGGACTGGTGTAGCAGGAGGAGCAGAACAAATAATCATTCCTGAAACAGAATTTAATATGGAAGAAATAGCTAATACGATTCAAAAAGGCCGTGAACGCGGTAAAAAACATAGTATCGTTATTCTGGCTGAAGGCGTAATGAACGGAAATAAATTTGCAGAAGAATTAGCAAAACATGGAGATTATCAAGCACGTGTTACTGTCTTAGGACATGTTCAACGTGGAGGTTCTCCAACAGCTCGTGACCGTGTTTTATCAAGTGTTTTCGGTGCCAGAGCAGTTGATTTATTGAAAGTTGGCAGAGGCGGTTTGTGTGTAGGTATCGTGGATAATAAAATTGTTGAAAATGACATTATTGAAACGTTAAATACTAAGAAACATATGCCTGATGTTAGTTTATATAAATTAAATCAAGAAATATCTTATTAA
- the dnaE gene encoding DNA polymerase III subunit alpha gives MSFVQLQVISSYSLLQSTITIEELVIKAKERGYQAIALTDHNILYGMVDFYKMCKKHHIKPILGLTLDVEGIIKEEENHSIILLAKNAAGYENLMTLSSEKMLLTENKRLTIEQIKPYSQNLIALTPGETGEVEKLLLQNEKDSAAIVVKKWQNIFPENQFYLGIQLHQNLESIKDELSTLASGTGVLTVALQDIRYIDATDDFSTQVLKAINKGEILSLQTATGEYYLPESSQIEKIFKDNGLEEAAQRTNKIADMIDVEIALDQQLLPKFPLENERMTTEFLREQCLKGLNLRVPNSDERYTKRLDYELTVIQKMGFEDYFLIVWDVMAYAHKVKIVTGAGRGSAAGSLVAYLLEITDVDPIEYNLLFERFLNEERYTMPDIDLDFPDNRREEILQYVKNKYGQNHVAQIATFGTLAAKMALKDVARVFGLSPAEANVWSKAIPKVLGITLEKAYQLSATLKKLVGENDENKLLFETARRIEGLPRHISTHAAGIVISDKPLTQYVPLQQGGGEILLTQYPMGNVEEIGLLKMDFLGLKNLTIIDNALKLIQRETGKRINLLKISMQDQKTLQLFRQADMVGIFQFESEGIKNVLRRLEPSSIEDIAAVNALYRPGPMEQIDTFIKRKKGILPIEYPHESLSAILAVTYGVMVYQEQVMQVAAKMGGYTLGQADILRRAIGKKQKAIIDKERNHFVSGASQLGYTKVVATQVYDYIERFANYGFNRSHAVAYSFIAYQMAYLKAHYPNAFFVALLNSALNNSTKMKEYIIEAKKRTIKVLSPDINDSLSGFTLTGNNIQFGFNSIKGLRRDMIVEMIQKRKNDGNYLDLIDFLKRIDKKWLKPEYIKPLIYAGAFDRFEHSRGTLLASVEGIVQSIKMSGENINLFELLKPKYEFAPDLTIEEKLETEEQYLGTYLSGHPTEKYDQLRQWKQVDYMSELTAGKTSSVIGMIKNIHKIRTKKGEQMAFVTISDTSGECSLTLFPTKYRQFIDLLTNGTILYVTGKVESKQDGPPQMIVNQMDDANQIADNHTTKKCFIRIQVEQNNNQILGQMKNLIIKSKGNIPVVLFYMQTNKKIVLAEENWIDDTPELLEQLKALLGKDNVVIKNN, from the coding sequence ATGTCATTTGTACAATTACAAGTTATAAGTTCTTATAGTCTGTTACAAAGTACCATTACAATTGAAGAATTAGTGATCAAAGCTAAAGAAAGAGGTTATCAAGCAATAGCCTTGACTGATCACAATATCTTATATGGGATGGTTGATTTTTATAAAATGTGTAAAAAACATCATATCAAACCTATCTTAGGATTAACATTGGATGTTGAAGGTATTATAAAAGAAGAGGAGAATCACTCGATTATATTGTTAGCTAAAAATGCTGCAGGATATGAAAATTTGATGACTCTTTCAAGTGAAAAAATGTTGTTAACTGAAAATAAACGATTAACGATCGAACAGATCAAACCCTACAGTCAAAATTTAATTGCGCTGACACCTGGAGAAACAGGAGAAGTAGAAAAGTTATTGCTCCAAAATGAAAAGGATTCTGCAGCAATAGTCGTAAAAAAATGGCAAAATATATTTCCAGAGAACCAATTTTATTTGGGAATCCAACTCCATCAAAATTTGGAATCCATTAAAGATGAGTTAAGCACATTAGCAAGCGGAACAGGAGTCTTAACCGTTGCATTACAAGATATTCGATACATTGATGCAACAGACGATTTTAGCACCCAAGTTTTAAAAGCAATTAACAAAGGCGAAATTCTCTCGCTTCAAACTGCAACTGGCGAATATTATTTGCCTGAAAGTAGTCAAATAGAAAAAATATTCAAAGACAACGGCTTAGAAGAGGCTGCTCAACGAACCAATAAAATAGCTGATATGATCGATGTAGAAATAGCATTGGACCAGCAATTGTTGCCGAAATTCCCTCTTGAAAATGAGAGAATGACAACTGAATTTTTAAGAGAACAATGCCTGAAAGGTCTGAATCTAAGAGTACCAAATTCAGATGAACGATATACTAAACGCTTAGATTATGAGTTAACGGTCATTCAAAAAATGGGATTTGAAGATTATTTTTTAATCGTTTGGGACGTAATGGCTTATGCTCATAAAGTGAAAATTGTGACAGGTGCAGGTAGAGGTTCAGCAGCTGGGTCGTTGGTTGCTTACTTGCTTGAAATCACGGATGTTGATCCAATTGAATATAATTTATTATTTGAACGGTTTTTAAATGAAGAAAGGTATACAATGCCTGATATTGATTTGGATTTTCCAGATAATCGACGAGAAGAAATTCTACAATACGTAAAAAATAAGTATGGACAAAATCATGTTGCTCAAATTGCTACTTTTGGGACTTTAGCGGCTAAAATGGCTTTAAAAGATGTAGCGCGGGTATTTGGTCTAAGCCCTGCAGAAGCAAATGTGTGGTCTAAAGCTATTCCAAAAGTACTGGGGATCACGCTAGAAAAAGCTTATCAACTATCAGCGACTCTCAAAAAGTTAGTTGGAGAAAATGATGAAAACAAGCTCTTATTTGAAACGGCTAGAAGAATTGAAGGGTTACCGCGACACATATCAACACATGCAGCAGGTATTGTTATCAGTGATAAACCCTTAACGCAATATGTTCCTTTGCAACAAGGTGGGGGAGAAATTTTATTAACACAGTATCCGATGGGAAATGTGGAAGAAATTGGTTTGTTAAAAATGGATTTTTTAGGATTGAAAAATTTAACTATTATAGACAATGCGTTAAAACTGATTCAAAGAGAAACTGGAAAACGCATTAATTTGCTGAAAATTTCAATGCAGGACCAAAAAACGCTTCAATTATTTCGTCAAGCAGATATGGTGGGAATCTTTCAATTTGAATCTGAAGGAATTAAAAATGTTCTTCGTAGATTAGAACCCTCCTCGATTGAGGATATCGCAGCTGTAAATGCATTGTATCGTCCAGGTCCTATGGAACAAATCGATACGTTTATTAAAAGAAAGAAAGGCATCCTCCCAATTGAGTATCCTCATGAAAGTTTATCTGCTATTCTAGCGGTCACATATGGTGTAATGGTTTATCAAGAACAAGTTATGCAAGTGGCGGCAAAGATGGGTGGATACACATTAGGCCAAGCGGATATTTTAAGAAGAGCGATTGGAAAAAAACAAAAGGCAATTATTGATAAAGAAAGAAATCACTTTGTATCTGGTGCTAGTCAACTAGGCTATACTAAAGTGGTGGCCACGCAGGTCTATGATTACATCGAAAGATTTGCGAATTATGGCTTCAATCGGTCTCATGCCGTAGCTTACTCTTTTATCGCCTACCAGATGGCGTATTTAAAAGCACATTACCCCAACGCTTTTTTTGTGGCCTTATTAAATTCTGCTTTAAATAATTCAACTAAAATGAAGGAATATATTATTGAAGCAAAGAAAAGAACGATTAAGGTTCTTTCACCAGATATCAATGACAGTCTGAGTGGTTTTACATTAACTGGGAACAATATCCAGTTCGGATTTAACTCAATTAAAGGATTAAGAAGAGATATGATTGTCGAAATGATTCAAAAGCGAAAAAACGACGGGAACTACTTAGATTTAATCGATTTTCTTAAAAGAATAGATAAAAAATGGTTAAAGCCAGAATATATTAAACCGTTGATTTATGCTGGAGCATTTGATCGATTCGAGCATTCGAGAGGAACGCTTTTAGCCTCAGTGGAAGGAATTGTTCAAAGCATAAAAATGAGTGGAGAAAATATTAATTTATTTGAATTATTGAAACCTAAATATGAATTTGCTCCGGATCTAACAATAGAAGAAAAATTAGAGACAGAAGAGCAATATTTAGGAACCTATTTATCTGGCCATCCAACAGAAAAGTATGATCAATTGCGACAATGGAAACAAGTTGACTACATGAGTGAACTAACAGCTGGGAAAACTAGTAGTGTAATCGGAATGATAAAAAATATCCATAAAATCCGAACAAAAAAAGGCGAACAAATGGCTTTCGTGACGATTAGTGATACTTCTGGCGAATGCTCACTTACCCTTTTCCCAACAAAATATCGTCAGTTTATTGACTTGCTTACTAATGGAACGATTTTATATGTAACTGGAAAAGTCGAATCAAAACAAGATGGTCCACCGCAGATGATCGTTAATCAAATGGATGACGCTAATCAGATTGCGGATAATCATACAACTAAAAAATGTTTCATCCGTATACAAGTAGAACAGAATAATAATCAAATTTTAGGACAGATGAAAAATTTGATTATAAAATCAAAAGGGAATATACCGGTTGTTTTATTCTATATGCAAACAAACAAAAAAATTGTTTTAGCGGAAGAAAATTGGATCGATGACACTCCTGAACTTCTTGAACAATTAAAAGCACTTCTCGGAAAAGATAATGTCGTAATCAAAAATAATTGA
- a CDS encoding YjzD family protein: MKYLITLFWGFFIGQAVNYIGSSLSGSSYDFVVASGMGLFIGVMVILIAKSLPDQRHEHATK, encoded by the coding sequence ATGAAATATCTAATAACTTTATTTTGGGGATTCTTTATAGGACAAGCCGTAAATTACATTGGAAGTTCATTGTCCGGCAGTTCATATGATTTTGTAGTTGCTTCAGGTATGGGTTTATTTATCGGAGTCATGGTCATTTTGATTGCTAAAAGTCTTCCTGACCAAAGACATGAACATGCTACTAAATAA
- the clpB gene encoding ATP-dependent chaperone ClpB: MDIEKMTTTMQQTFGEAQSIAVMRKHQEIDLLHLWKVFLTPNHFARGFYQSLGINTENFESFVDQELDNYPTVEGSNVQYGQGMSQNLYRLLTEADKIRTDFQDDFLSTEIVLLALMKLKNHSLTNFLTKNGLTEKIVKKEIEKIRGGDRVTSQNQEETYQALEKYGTDLVKAVKSGDQDPVIGRDDEIRDMIRILSRKTKNNPVLIGEPGVGKTAIVEGLAQRIVRKDVPENLKGKTIFSLDMGSLIAGAKYRGEFEERLKAVLKEVKKSEGQIILFIDEIHTIVGAGKTEGSMDAGNLLKPMLARGELHCIGATTLDEYRKYMETDKALERRFQKVLVDEPTVEETISILRGLKERFEIHHSVNIHDNAIVAAATLSNRYITDRFLPDKAIDLIDEACATIRVEMNSRPTELDQVSRRLMQLEIEEAALKKEKDDASMRRLALIQEELSNLREDANQLKMKWETEKEEVAKLRDKRAEIEKARHELEEAEGNYDLERAAVLRHGQIPALEKELKLLEEQQLAAQDGQVRLVQESVTEEEIAVVIGRMTGIPVSKLIKGEREKLMHLDASLRERVIGQEEAVQSVSDAVIRARAGIQDPNRPLGSFLFLGPTGVGKTELAKALAENLFDSQDHMVRIDMSEYMEKHTVSRLIGAPPGYIGYDEGGQLTEAVRRSPYTIVLLDEIEKAHPDVFNILLQVLDDGRLTDSKGRMVDFKNTVLIMTSNIGSDLLLEGTDEQGQIKETTKEHVMSLLKMSFKPEFLNRIDDTILFAPLGIDVVKKIILKLTRDLALRLAEQDIELSISEEAQVWIAEKAYDPMYGARPLKRFITKQIETPLAKGIISGEIPPKSRVTITLKANQLSYETVILDR, translated from the coding sequence ATGGATATTGAAAAAATGACTACAACAATGCAGCAAACCTTTGGAGAAGCTCAAAGTATCGCCGTAATGAGAAAACATCAAGAGATTGATCTTCTCCATTTATGGAAAGTTTTTTTAACACCCAATCATTTTGCGCGAGGATTTTACCAATCGTTAGGGATCAATACAGAAAACTTTGAATCTTTTGTAGACCAAGAATTAGATAACTACCCAACTGTAGAAGGCTCGAACGTTCAATATGGACAAGGGATGAGTCAAAATTTATACCGTCTATTAACGGAAGCCGATAAAATTAGAACGGACTTTCAAGATGATTTTCTTTCTACCGAAATCGTTTTATTGGCACTAATGAAACTAAAAAACCACAGCTTGACTAATTTTTTGACTAAAAATGGATTAACTGAAAAAATAGTAAAAAAAGAAATTGAAAAAATAAGAGGAGGAGATCGTGTGACCTCACAAAATCAAGAAGAAACGTATCAGGCACTCGAAAAGTATGGAACAGATTTAGTCAAGGCTGTAAAAAGTGGAGATCAAGACCCAGTCATCGGAAGAGATGACGAAATTCGTGATATGATTCGTATTTTATCTCGTAAAACAAAGAATAATCCTGTATTGATTGGAGAACCTGGAGTAGGTAAGACAGCTATTGTTGAGGGGTTAGCCCAACGAATCGTTCGAAAAGATGTACCAGAAAACTTAAAAGGGAAAACAATTTTTTCATTAGATATGGGATCTTTGATTGCCGGGGCAAAATACCGTGGAGAGTTTGAAGAACGTTTGAAAGCTGTACTAAAAGAAGTGAAAAAGAGTGAAGGTCAAATTATTTTATTTATCGATGAGATCCATACCATTGTTGGCGCTGGAAAAACGGAAGGCAGCATGGATGCAGGAAATTTATTAAAGCCTATGCTAGCTCGTGGTGAACTGCATTGTATTGGTGCAACGACACTAGATGAATACCGAAAATATATGGAAACGGATAAAGCTCTTGAAAGACGCTTCCAAAAAGTACTCGTTGATGAACCGACAGTAGAAGAAACCATCAGTATTTTAAGAGGACTAAAAGAACGGTTTGAGATTCACCACAGCGTAAATATCCATGACAATGCAATAGTCGCTGCCGCAACGTTATCCAACCGTTATATTACGGATCGATTTTTACCAGATAAAGCAATTGATCTAATAGACGAAGCCTGTGCAACTATCCGGGTTGAAATGAATTCAAGACCCACTGAATTGGACCAAGTTTCTCGCCGCTTGATGCAATTAGAAATAGAAGAAGCTGCGTTGAAAAAAGAAAAAGATGATGCCAGTATGCGGCGATTAGCGCTTATTCAAGAAGAATTATCTAATTTGCGTGAAGATGCCAATCAGTTGAAGATGAAGTGGGAGACAGAAAAAGAAGAAGTAGCTAAATTACGTGATAAACGTGCTGAAATCGAAAAGGCGCGTCATGAATTAGAAGAGGCAGAAGGCAATTATGATTTAGAACGAGCCGCCGTTCTCAGACATGGACAGATTCCAGCCCTAGAGAAAGAATTGAAACTGCTTGAAGAGCAACAGTTGGCAGCTCAAGATGGTCAAGTCAGATTGGTACAAGAATCGGTTACTGAAGAAGAAATTGCAGTCGTTATCGGTCGAATGACGGGTATTCCTGTCAGCAAGTTGATCAAGGGAGAGCGCGAAAAATTGATGCATTTAGATGCATCTTTAAGGGAGCGCGTCATTGGCCAGGAAGAAGCGGTACAAAGTGTATCAGATGCAGTTATAAGGGCTCGAGCAGGTATTCAAGATCCAAATCGTCCGCTAGGCTCATTCCTCTTTTTAGGACCAACTGGTGTAGGGAAAACGGAATTGGCTAAAGCGTTAGCCGAAAACTTATTTGATTCGCAAGATCATATGGTACGGATCGATATGAGTGAGTATATGGAAAAACATACTGTCTCAAGGTTAATAGGTGCTCCTCCTGGATATATCGGATATGATGAAGGTGGGCAGTTAACTGAAGCAGTCAGAAGAAGTCCTTATACGATTGTTCTATTAGATGAAATAGAAAAAGCTCATCCAGATGTGTTTAACATTTTGTTGCAAGTATTAGATGATGGACGTCTGACAGATTCAAAAGGTAGAATGGTGGATTTTAAAAATACTGTTTTAATTATGACGAGCAATATTGGTTCTGATTTATTGCTAGAAGGTACGGATGAACAAGGACAAATAAAAGAAACAACTAAAGAGCATGTAATGTCACTATTGAAAATGTCTTTCAAACCAGAATTTTTAAACCGTATTGATGATACAATTCTATTTGCACCATTGGGCATAGATGTTGTGAAAAAAATCATTCTTAAATTGACGCGTGATTTGGCCTTGCGTTTGGCAGAGCAAGATATTGAACTGTCTATTTCAGAAGAGGCACAAGTATGGATAGCAGAAAAAGCTTATGATCCTATGTATGGCGCAAGACCGTTAAAAAGATTTATTACGAAACAAATAGAAACACCTTTAGCTAAAGGGATTATTTCTGGAGAAATCCCACCAAAATCTAGAGTTACGATTACGTTAAAAGCAAATCAATTATCTTATGAAACGGTAATTCTAGATAGGTAA
- a CDS encoding metal-sulfur cluster assembly factor: MEPTNENQTEELKGRIMTALEKVIDPELNIDIVNLGLVYAVELIDENCCVIKLTLTTMGCPLADTITSDIMAAMQSISEITSTEVKLVWYPAWDTSKMSRYARISLGVR, translated from the coding sequence ATGGAACCAACTAATGAAAATCAAACAGAAGAGCTTAAAGGGCGTATAATGACAGCATTAGAAAAAGTTATAGATCCAGAGCTAAACATTGACATTGTCAATCTAGGGTTAGTTTACGCTGTTGAATTGATAGATGAAAATTGTTGTGTGATAAAGTTAACATTAACTACGATGGGCTGCCCATTAGCAGATACGATTACCAGTGATATTATGGCAGCTATGCAATCGATCTCTGAAATTACTTCAACCGAAGTGAAGTTAGTCTGGTATCCGGCTTGGGACACAAGCAAAATGAGCCGTTATGCAAGAATTTCATTAGGTGTGAGATAA
- a CDS encoding prolyl oligopeptidase family serine peptidase, translating into MITVKHESINGIPLLEVVLTERVNETLPTVIFYHGWTNLKESSLVHGYEIAKKGFRALIPEAYLHGERSEGTPVNERSLEFWDVVQHNIVEFPMIVDHYVKAGLTDQKRVGVSGLSMGGMTTSAILTQYPWLKTAVVLMGSPSPISFSKWLLTSKWQTGAEINLESDQFAPAIESLKMISLDLQPEKINGKFVHFWHDEDDDLVPYQPTFDFYKKIKDQDYGRHVSFTTTGSYGHHVPYMISIETAEFFNRHL; encoded by the coding sequence ATGATAACAGTAAAACATGAATCCATTAATGGGATTCCTTTATTAGAAGTTGTATTAACAGAACGGGTAAATGAAACCTTGCCAACAGTTATTTTTTATCATGGATGGACAAATCTTAAAGAAAGTTCTTTAGTTCATGGCTATGAAATTGCTAAAAAAGGCTTTCGAGCATTAATACCTGAAGCTTATTTGCACGGGGAAAGAAGCGAAGGAACGCCGGTAAATGAGAGAAGCTTGGAATTTTGGGATGTTGTGCAACATAATATTGTTGAATTTCCCATGATAGTTGATCACTACGTTAAAGCAGGGTTAACGGATCAAAAACGTGTTGGAGTTTCAGGGCTCTCAATGGGTGGAATGACAACGAGTGCAATTTTGACGCAATACCCTTGGTTGAAAACGGCTGTTGTGTTAATGGGAAGCCCGTCACCAATCTCCTTTTCTAAGTGGTTATTAACATCAAAATGGCAAACAGGAGCAGAAATCAATCTTGAGTCGGATCAATTTGCTCCGGCTATTGAATCCTTAAAAATGATTTCACTTGATTTACAACCCGAAAAAATTAATGGGAAATTTGTTCACTTTTGGCATGATGAAGACGATGATTTGGTACCTTATCAACCTACTTTTGATTTTTATAAAAAAATTAAGGACCAAGATTATGGAAGGCATGTTAGTTTTACAACAACTGGGAGTTATGGTCATCATGTTCCATATATGATTTCGATTGAAACAGCTGAATTTTTCAATAGACACTTATAA
- a CDS encoding Cof-type HAD-IIB family hydrolase, which yields MNKKLIALDLDGTTLNNRSEISVRTKKVLTTLRNAGHLVSIVTGRPYRNSKQFYAQLGMETPIVNFNGALCHLPDQLNWKSQYHKTLDREIALDMLTLKKELDIHLIAAELRDTVFADNYFVPYNDFFPEGKTGTSKLTASSLKEDPTAICVFTDAENQTYITERILARYGDSVEVRTWGGQSPCLEIVAAGVQKALGVERIAQVYGIKQKDIMAFGDEDNDYEMIQYAGHGVVMKNGIDALKHISNDITEKTNDEDGLAHYLENYFSLV from the coding sequence ATGAATAAAAAATTAATTGCTCTTGATTTAGATGGTACTACATTAAATAATCGTTCAGAAATTTCAGTTAGGACTAAAAAAGTTTTAACGACTCTAAGAAATGCTGGTCACCTTGTATCGATCGTAACTGGGAGACCTTATCGCAATAGTAAACAGTTTTACGCTCAATTAGGTATGGAAACGCCTATTGTAAATTTTAACGGCGCTTTATGCCACTTACCAGACCAATTAAATTGGAAATCACAATACCACAAAACGTTAGATCGTGAAATTGCTTTAGACATGCTGACGTTGAAAAAAGAATTAGATATCCATTTAATTGCCGCAGAACTCAGAGATACTGTTTTTGCAGATAATTATTTTGTTCCTTACAATGACTTCTTTCCTGAAGGAAAAACAGGTACTTCCAAACTTACGGCATCTAGTCTAAAAGAAGATCCTACTGCTATTTGTGTTTTCACAGACGCAGAAAACCAAACCTATATTACTGAAAGAATCCTAGCACGTTATGGAGATTCTGTTGAAGTTAGAACTTGGGGCGGACAATCGCCTTGTTTAGAAATCGTCGCAGCTGGTGTACAAAAAGCATTAGGTGTTGAACGTATTGCACAAGTATATGGCATCAAACAAAAAGATATTATGGCTTTTGGTGATGAAGACAATGATTATGAAATGATTCAATATGCCGGACATGGCGTAGTGATGAAAAATGGAATCGACGCTCTGAAACATATTTCAAATGATATCACAGAAAAAACCAATGATGAAGATGGATTAGCTCATTATTTAGAAAATTATTTTAGTTTAGTTTAA